The DNA sequence CAGGTTGTAGCTCGAAAACGCCAGCTTGTAGGTGTAGGTGCTGAGGACCTCGGTCGCGTAGATCGGGCCGCCGCCCGTGGTGATCCAGATCAACGGGAAGACCTGCATGGTCCAGATGAAGTCGAGCAGCGAGATGCTGATGATGATCGGCATCAGCTGCGGGATGGTGATGAAGATCAGCTTCTGGTAGGCTTTCGCCCCGTCGATATCGGCAGCCTCGTAGAAGTCCTTGGGAATGCCTTGCAGGCCTGCGAGCAGGCTGACCATGAAAAGTGGGTAGCCCGCCCAGATATTGGCGAAAGTGACGGCATGCAGCGCGGTCTCGGGCGAGGAAAACCACTCGACCTTGGAACCGATGATGCCCATCTGCATGAGGATGCTGTTCACGACGCCGTTCGGCTCAAGCAGGAGGCGCCAGATCACGGCGATGATCACCGCGGTGAACAGCCAAGGCAGTATGTAGAGCACGCGCAGTACATTGCGCAGCGTCGGATTGATGCGGTCGCTGTTCAGCATGAGCGCGAAGATCATGCCGATGGTCATGTGGAAAACCACACTCATGCATGTGAAATAGAGCGTATGCCACAGCGAAGCCCAGAACACCGGATCGTCAAAGATCGCCTGGTAGTGCTTTAGCCCGGCAAAGGATGGATCACGACGCAGGACCGCGCTGTTCTGAAAGGAATAGGCAATCACCGTAACCATCGGCAACAGCATCAGGAGCCCGACTATGAGCAGCGAGGGCGACAGATAGAGATAAGGTGTCACGGCTCGCTTGAGCTTG is a window from the Mesorhizobium australicum WSM2073 genome containing:
- a CDS encoding carbohydrate ABC transporter permease; the encoded protein is MTRQKRSHHKLKRAVTPYLYLSPSLLIVGLLMLLPMVTVIAYSFQNSAVLRRDPSFAGLKHYQAIFDDPVFWASLWHTLYFTCMSVVFHMTIGMIFALMLNSDRINPTLRNVLRVLYILPWLFTAVIIAVIWRLLLEPNGVVNSILMQMGIIGSKVEWFSSPETALHAVTFANIWAGYPLFMVSLLAGLQGIPKDFYEAADIDGAKAYQKLIFITIPQLMPIIISISLLDFIWTMQVFPLIWITTGGGPIYATEVLSTYTYKLAFSSYNLSQASASAVVILLISLGLTLFYIRYQRAR